One Microbacter margulisiae genomic window carries:
- a CDS encoding glycoside hydrolase family 31 protein: MKRYYLLWILLGILYPNMKGQVPANSPLGNVKKIEVSHSTYTFLTTNGRAQVTVYAPGVIRIRVAHQAFAPDFSYAVEVKPEACHVQVTDAKGLYTISTDSVTLRITKDPLRFTFLTKTGEVINADDPAFGTSWLGEEVTTYKTLQPGERFIGMGEHGGNLDRAGTACVNYNTDNPEYDDASDRMYSTIPFYMGLHDHLAYGIFMDNSSRSLFSFGAGSNRFDYFRASCGEMNYYFIYHSTVKGIIGSYTWLTGRTPIPPIWSLGYQQCRWCYFPEADLLSTAAKFRERHIPIDMIYLDINYMDHYKIFTWDPHRFPDPKAMTGKLQKMGMHLAVIIDPGVKIAKNYPVYQQGVDSSLFIKYPDGTNYAGQVWPGWCNFPDFTMPKTRAWWGRWVKTYADEGVTGFWNDMNEIAVWGKEVPDLLNLNWDGLHTTYRQAKNVYGFQMARSTYEGAKKYMDGKRPFVLSRSGYSGLQRYTAIWTGDNQAKEDHMLLGVRLINSLGLSGVTFAGMDVGGFSGNPTQSLYTRWMEIGAFLPMYRAHTTINSNREEPWDFGETCEDIARRYIGFRYQLLPYIYAGFYESSQDGMPLNRSLAINYTNDSTIYDPEFQQEYLFGPSILVAPVKGTESLCRVYLPEGNWYDLFNDKPYAGKQVIVANSELNRLPLYVKAGSIIPMQKLVESTADNSGDTLFINLYEGQQPNQYRYYEDDGTTYKYESGHYYKRLISYDPQQAMLTFGKKEGSFTSRFHVITLVLHGFTPEEVQHLTVNGAAKTVTPEEIRFFTSHFAFADYGPFDTKHVLSVSFPDNDDQIQVSW; this comes from the coding sequence ATGAAACGTTATTATTTACTTTGGATTTTGTTAGGGATTCTGTATCCGAATATGAAAGGGCAGGTACCGGCTAACAGTCCGCTGGGGAATGTGAAGAAGATCGAAGTATCGCATTCCACCTACACCTTTCTGACCACAAACGGCAGGGCACAAGTGACGGTTTATGCTCCGGGTGTCATCCGTATCCGGGTTGCACACCAGGCTTTTGCCCCGGACTTCAGTTATGCCGTTGAAGTGAAGCCCGAAGCCTGCCACGTTCAGGTGACAGACGCCAAAGGGCTCTACACCATTTCAACCGACTCGGTTACATTGCGTATTACCAAAGATCCGCTACGATTCACCTTCCTGACAAAAACAGGAGAAGTGATCAATGCCGATGATCCGGCTTTCGGCACTTCATGGCTCGGAGAAGAAGTCACCACATACAAGACCCTGCAACCGGGAGAACGTTTCATCGGGATGGGAGAACACGGAGGAAACCTCGATCGTGCAGGGACAGCCTGCGTGAATTACAACACGGATAATCCCGAATACGATGATGCCAGCGACAGGATGTACTCCACCATTCCTTTTTATATGGGATTGCACGATCACCTGGCCTATGGCATCTTTATGGACAATTCATCCCGCAGCCTCTTCAGTTTTGGCGCCGGTAGCAACCGTTTTGACTACTTCAGGGCCAGTTGCGGGGAGATGAATTACTATTTTATTTATCATTCTACCGTAAAAGGGATCATCGGTTCCTACACCTGGCTTACGGGACGCACTCCTATTCCCCCCATCTGGTCCTTAGGGTACCAGCAATGCCGCTGGTGTTATTTCCCTGAAGCCGACCTGCTCTCAACGGCTGCCAAGTTCAGGGAACGGCATATCCCCATCGACATGATCTATCTGGACATCAATTATATGGATCATTATAAGATTTTCACCTGGGATCCACACCGTTTCCCCGATCCGAAAGCCATGACGGGAAAATTGCAGAAGATGGGGATGCATCTGGCCGTGATCATCGATCCGGGGGTCAAGATTGCCAAGAACTATCCTGTTTACCAGCAGGGAGTGGATTCGTCCCTGTTTATCAAATACCCCGATGGAACCAATTATGCAGGACAGGTATGGCCGGGATGGTGTAACTTCCCTGATTTCACCATGCCAAAGACGCGTGCATGGTGGGGCAGATGGGTGAAGACCTATGCCGACGAAGGAGTAACCGGATTCTGGAACGACATGAACGAAATAGCGGTCTGGGGAAAGGAAGTGCCCGACTTGCTTAACCTGAACTGGGATGGATTACACACTACTTACCGGCAGGCAAAGAATGTATATGGATTCCAGATGGCACGAAGCACCTATGAAGGAGCAAAGAAATACATGGATGGCAAGCGTCCCTTTGTACTGAGCCGTTCAGGTTATTCGGGATTACAACGTTATACAGCGATCTGGACAGGAGACAACCAGGCCAAGGAAGACCATATGTTGTTGGGTGTCCGCCTCATCAACAGCCTGGGTTTATCAGGTGTTACTTTTGCAGGAATGGATGTGGGCGGATTCAGCGGCAATCCTACCCAGAGCCTCTACACCCGCTGGATGGAGATCGGGGCTTTCCTTCCGATGTACAGGGCTCATACCACGATCAACTCCAACCGGGAAGAACCCTGGGATTTCGGGGAGACATGTGAAGATATTGCCCGCCGTTATATCGGGTTCCGTTATCAGTTGCTCCCTTATATTTATGCTGGCTTTTATGAATCGTCACAGGACGGGATGCCGCTTAACCGGTCACTGGCCATTAACTATACGAACGATTCTACCATTTATGATCCCGAATTCCAGCAGGAATATCTTTTCGGGCCTTCCATCCTGGTGGCTCCCGTAAAAGGGACGGAATCCCTTTGCAGGGTCTATCTGCCGGAAGGGAACTGGTATGACCTTTTCAATGATAAACCTTATGCCGGCAAGCAAGTGATTGTGGCAAACTCGGAACTGAACCGTTTGCCGTTGTACGTGAAGGCAGGGAGCATCATTCCGATGCAGAAGCTGGTAGAATCGACAGCCGACAACAGTGGCGATACCCTGTTTATCAACCTCTATGAGGGACAACAACCGAATCAATACCGTTATTACGAGGATGACGGGACAACGTACAAATATGAATCGGGACATTATTACAAACGGTTGATCAGCTACGACCCACAACAGGCAATGCTTACCTTTGGCAAGAAGGAAGGGAGTTTTACCTCAAGGTTTCATGTCATCACATTGGTGCTGCATGGCTTCACACCGGAAGAGGTACAACATCTGACGGTCAACGGCGCTGCAAAAACAGTCACGCCGGAAGAGATACGCTTCTTTACAAGTCATTTTGCTTTTGCCGACTATGGGCCATTTGACACAAAGCATGTATTGAGCGTCTCCTTCCCTGACAATGATGATCAGATTCAAGTGAGTTGGTAA
- a CDS encoding DUF4964 domain-containing protein yields the protein MKQKDFKAIQILLALFSCIIMPPSLSGQPVSFRPPAVPLVTFDPYLSIWSEADHLTDKNK from the coding sequence ATGAAACAAAAAGACTTCAAAGCCATACAGATTTTGTTGGCACTTTTTTCGTGCATTATAATGCCTCCCTCACTTTCAGGACAACCAGTGTCGTTTCGTCCGCCGGCAGTCCCATTAGTGACGTTTGATCCTTATTTAAGCATTTGGTCTGAAGCAGACCATCTGACAGATAAAAATAAATGA
- a CDS encoding MGH1-like glycoside hydrolase domain-containing protein has translation MRRIVSGLLLLTTLHSFAQDFSCDNPLVKAAYKLAIETVDINIRRGILAAGADYGGEWTRDIAINSWNGVSLLRPEVAEQSLWHVTIKKDTIGHQYWDKIIWVIAAYNHYLITGDKSFLAQAYICSANTMKSLEQKTFDPHYGLFMGPSVFNDGIAAYPKPIFDTLNFSSGVLDYKNSMYMKCLSTNCVYYEAYIDLSKMSIVLHKDKGITINYQQKADRIKRSILKYLYNKDSDSFYYLIDQNGNAHKYQEALGISFAVIFGVINGNAANQLIHHAVVSKYGITSIYPDFPRYSSEHPGRHNNLIWPMVNGFFAQASLAVGDGTSFTKELFGLTHLALDKDKGDYDFREIYNPSNGQPDGGWQPNGSLHPHYHWESCKLQTWSATAYISMILKGLFGLRFEEHSLAFAPYLPSEIHFVEMKNLKYRRSVLNILIKGQGNSIRQFTVDGKRQRNYSISSIIRGTHDIVIEME, from the coding sequence ATGAGAAGAATAGTATCAGGTTTACTGTTATTAACTACGCTTCATAGTTTTGCTCAAGATTTTTCTTGTGATAATCCGCTAGTAAAAGCAGCATATAAATTAGCGATAGAAACTGTTGATATTAATATTCGCAGAGGTATACTTGCTGCCGGGGCAGATTATGGAGGAGAATGGACTCGTGATATTGCGATTAACTCATGGAATGGAGTTAGTTTGTTGAGACCGGAAGTTGCAGAGCAATCGTTATGGCATGTGACAATCAAAAAAGATACTATTGGACATCAGTATTGGGACAAGATTATTTGGGTCATTGCTGCCTACAACCACTATTTAATTACTGGAGACAAGTCATTTTTGGCACAAGCGTATATTTGCTCAGCCAACACAATGAAATCTTTGGAGCAAAAAACTTTTGATCCTCATTATGGTTTATTTATGGGGCCATCCGTATTTAACGATGGCATTGCCGCTTACCCTAAGCCTATTTTTGACACATTGAACTTTTCCAGTGGAGTCCTTGATTATAAAAATTCAATGTATATGAAATGCTTAAGTACCAATTGTGTGTACTATGAAGCATATATAGACTTAAGCAAGATGAGCATTGTTTTACATAAAGATAAGGGAATCACTATCAACTATCAGCAAAAAGCTGATAGGATCAAAAGAAGTATACTGAAGTATTTATATAACAAAGACAGTGATTCTTTTTATTACCTGATTGATCAGAATGGGAACGCTCACAAGTATCAGGAAGCACTTGGAATTTCATTTGCTGTTATTTTTGGTGTCATTAATGGTAATGCCGCAAATCAGTTAATTCACCATGCGGTAGTATCCAAATACGGTATAACGTCTATTTATCCAGATTTTCCAAGGTATTCATCGGAGCATCCAGGGAGGCATAATAATTTGATTTGGCCAATGGTAAACGGTTTTTTTGCACAAGCATCTCTAGCTGTAGGAGACGGAACTTCGTTTACCAAGGAACTGTTTGGTCTGACCCATTTGGCACTGGACAAAGACAAAGGGGACTATGATTTCAGAGAAATTTATAATCCTTCCAATGGGCAACCCGACGGTGGATGGCAACCGAATGGATCATTACATCCTCATTATCATTGGGAATCATGTAAACTACAAACGTGGTCAGCAACGGCATATATATCGATGATTCTAAAAGGGCTGTTTGGATTAAGATTTGAAGAACATTCACTCGCCTTTGCTCCTTATTTACCATCTGAAATTCATTTTGTCGAAATGAAAAATCTCAAATATCGTCGTTCTGTCTTGAATATTTTGATTAAAGGTCAAGGGAATTCGATTAGACAATTTACAGTGGATGGTAAAAGACAGCGTAATTATTCTATTAGTTCAATAATACGGGGAACGCATGATATCGTTATTGAGATGGAATAA
- a CDS encoding GH92 family glycosyl hydrolase has product MKKSLIFVVVLLAWFSGGKASSQDLTQYVDPFIGTGAHGHTFPGPCLPHGMVQVSPDTGEDGWDWCSGYHDSDTSLMGFSLTHLSGTGAADLGDILFMAYTGGWKTEPGSKEHPGEGYRSIFSHQDEQASAGYYSVMLKSYGIKAELTATARCALQRYTYPKTGDRDMIIDLGRGIQNKTVSSSIRFVGDDAVEGYRQSTGWAHDRYVYFYAKFNQPIEKKAIDNDGQIEEDKAAGTGKIEKALIRFSGTTGQPVLVKVSISAVSIANAKANLESGLPGWDFSAVRASAEKSWNKLLSKIEVEGGSTAEKRTFYTAVYHSLLAPYLYSDVNGQYVGMDRKVHQAQGFNYYTVFSLWDTFRAAHPLYSLIEPKTNDDFVKSMLAMYKEGGRLPVWELDSNETWCMIGNHSIPVIAEACLHGHPDFNIAEAYQAMKATVEDTIRGMKAYHQYGYVPDNVENNSVSITVEYAYDDWCVAQVARKLGKMADYRKYMQRAENYKNLYNPATRFLQGKDTQGQWREPFNPIDVSRLGSDDFTEGNSWQYTFFAPQDVDGLVHLIGGKKAFAHKLDSLFDQPSINNNPGEPDVSGMIGQYAQGNEPSHEIAYLYDYVGEPYKTADRVREIMDSLYTDTRSGLCGNDDCGQMSAWYVFGAMGFYPVNPSSGEYAIGSPVFSKITLHTGSGHPFEVEAKDVSKANKYIQSATLNGKDYPYSYITRKTIEQGGRLIFRMGDKPSSWATQLKDCPVSRITY; this is encoded by the coding sequence ATGAAAAAGAGTTTGATTTTTGTAGTTGTTTTACTGGCATGGTTCAGTGGGGGCAAGGCGTCCTCCCAAGATTTAACCCAGTATGTCGATCCCTTTATCGGGACAGGAGCTCATGGGCATACGTTTCCCGGGCCATGCCTGCCACATGGGATGGTACAGGTGAGTCCCGATACAGGAGAAGACGGGTGGGACTGGTGTTCGGGATACCATGACAGCGACACGTCTCTGATGGGTTTTTCGCTCACCCATTTAAGCGGGACAGGTGCTGCCGATCTGGGCGACATTCTCTTTATGGCCTATACCGGAGGGTGGAAAACCGAACCCGGGAGTAAGGAACATCCCGGAGAAGGCTACCGCTCCATCTTCAGCCATCAGGACGAACAGGCCAGCGCAGGTTACTATTCAGTAATGCTAAAAAGCTATGGCATCAAAGCCGAACTGACGGCCACCGCACGCTGCGCGTTGCAACGCTACACCTATCCCAAGACGGGAGACCGGGATATGATTATTGACCTGGGACGGGGCATACAGAACAAAACGGTATCCTCTTCGATCCGTTTTGTAGGCGATGACGCAGTAGAAGGCTACCGGCAATCCACAGGCTGGGCCCACGACCGGTATGTCTATTTCTATGCCAAGTTCAACCAGCCGATAGAAAAGAAAGCCATAGACAATGACGGACAGATAGAAGAAGACAAGGCAGCAGGGACAGGGAAAATAGAAAAAGCCCTGATACGCTTTTCCGGTACCACAGGCCAACCCGTACTCGTGAAGGTATCCATCTCAGCCGTCAGCATCGCCAATGCCAAAGCCAACCTGGAATCGGGACTCCCCGGATGGGACTTTTCGGCCGTGAGAGCCTCGGCAGAAAAGAGCTGGAATAAGCTATTATCGAAGATAGAAGTAGAAGGAGGCAGCACAGCAGAGAAGCGCACGTTCTATACGGCCGTGTACCATTCGCTGCTGGCCCCGTACCTCTATAGCGATGTCAATGGGCAATATGTGGGCATGGACAGGAAAGTACACCAAGCCCAAGGCTTTAACTACTACACCGTTTTCTCCCTGTGGGACACCTTCCGGGCAGCCCACCCCCTCTATTCGCTGATAGAACCCAAGACCAACGACGATTTTGTCAAATCCATGCTGGCCATGTACAAGGAAGGCGGACGACTCCCGGTGTGGGAACTGGATTCCAACGAGACCTGGTGCATGATCGGGAACCACAGTATCCCGGTTATAGCAGAAGCCTGCCTGCACGGCCATCCCGATTTCAACATAGCAGAAGCCTACCAGGCGATGAAAGCCACTGTAGAGGATACCATCCGGGGCATGAAAGCCTACCATCAATACGGTTATGTCCCCGATAACGTAGAAAACAATTCCGTATCGATCACCGTAGAATACGCCTATGACGACTGGTGTGTGGCACAGGTAGCCAGGAAGCTGGGGAAGATGGCCGATTACAGGAAATACATGCAACGTGCAGAAAACTATAAGAATCTCTATAACCCAGCCACCCGTTTTTTGCAGGGGAAAGACACCCAAGGCCAATGGAGGGAACCCTTTAACCCGATCGACGTATCACGGTTAGGCAGTGATGACTTTACGGAAGGCAATTCATGGCAATACACCTTTTTTGCCCCGCAGGATGTAGACGGGTTAGTCCATCTGATCGGAGGGAAGAAAGCCTTTGCCCATAAATTAGATTCCCTTTTTGACCAACCCTCTATCAATAATAACCCGGGAGAACCCGATGTAAGCGGGATGATCGGCCAATATGCACAGGGGAATGAACCCAGCCATGAGATAGCCTATCTGTACGATTACGTTGGCGAACCCTACAAAACAGCAGACAGGGTCCGGGAGATCATGGATTCGCTGTACACCGACACACGGTCGGGGCTATGCGGGAATGACGACTGCGGGCAGATGTCAGCATGGTATGTCTTTGGAGCGATGGGCTTCTATCCGGTGAATCCGTCCAGTGGAGAATATGCGATTGGGAGTCCGGTGTTTTCGAAAATCACACTGCATACAGGAAGCGGACATCCCTTTGAGGTAGAGGCGAAGGATGTGAGCAAGGCCAATAAATACATTCAATCGGCGACGCTGAATGGGAAGGACTATCCCTACTCCTACATCACAAGGAAAACGATAGAGCAAGGCGGCAGGCTGATCTTCCGGATGGGCGACAAACCATCTTCATGGGCAACACAGCTGAAAGATTGTCCGGTGTCGAGAATAACATATTAA
- a CDS encoding glycoside hydrolase family 31 protein: MSTIVKTIFISLSLFCDIILMNAKENVPLEDNDRPTMIVSGAARFTLLTSHIIRMEYDSTRRFVNAPSFVVIHRDLPAIPYTQINQGQWLIIKTSTMELKYKIGSGKFNQENLQITYKQANGSPILWHPGMANNENLKGTFRTLDGMNGDTHEGDTIPTPFQNGLLSRNGWYLLDDSNNFLFDNSSWKWVKKRNNPELDLYFMGYGTNYKAILYDFTKIAGKIPLPPRYAFGYWWSRYWNYSDDELRTLVEKFKQYNIPLDVLIIDMDWHTAGWTGYTWNKSLFPDPEKFLQWLKGQHLKTALNLHPASGIAPTEAKYTEFAKAMSFDTTGHKNIPFECADKKYMSNLFNIVLNPLRKEGVDFWWLDWQQWPYSKEIAGLSNTWWLNYCFFTEMEQQTNLRPLLYHRWGGLGNHRYQIGFSGDVVISWKSLAFQPYFTATASNVLYGYWSHDLGGHWFGNVPDSLKKIDPEMYTRWMQYGVFSPIFRTHSTKDPRLNRVIWNFTGDYFNALYNAIHLRYALAPYIYTMSRKAYDTGISLCRPMYYDYPQNKEAYALKDEYMFGDNMLIKPVVTPAINGLSTVKVWLPAGNDWYEWSTGTLFKGGQIITRKFMIDQYPVYVKAGAIIPMYDDKVKNLQENSKDLIVKVFPGSSFSTRLYEDAGNNNDYQKGAYTFTKIQTEKEGNKVLRVTIYPRTGAFSGMIHNRNIEVQLYGSVIPDSVVLNGRLLSYNTDKKNDTWNYSGHDLTVHIRSNDVSCNSKTEFEIYYPSKQVDINGMIGEMHRLKKAVAFLKNSGSPIPDMLSGVNQTDIRIEYHPTHFNRLIHEFAMYYPQVGDLINQTIVNPSIAKQCSYYLVY, encoded by the coding sequence ATGAGTACTATTGTAAAAACAATATTTATATCACTAAGCTTGTTTTGTGATATCATTCTAATGAATGCTAAGGAGAATGTCCCGCTAGAAGATAATGATCGACCCACCATGATTGTTTCAGGGGCAGCCCGTTTTACACTTCTTACTTCCCATATTATTCGGATGGAATATGATTCCACACGGCGGTTTGTGAATGCTCCTTCTTTTGTTGTTATCCATCGAGATTTACCTGCGATCCCATATACCCAAATCAATCAGGGGCAATGGTTGATTATTAAGACGTCAACTATGGAGTTGAAATATAAGATTGGATCTGGGAAATTTAATCAAGAGAATCTTCAGATAACATATAAACAGGCTAACGGTTCTCCTATCCTTTGGCATCCAGGAATGGCAAACAATGAAAACCTTAAAGGGACTTTCCGAACTCTTGATGGTATGAATGGAGACACACACGAGGGCGACACTATTCCAACTCCATTTCAAAATGGACTTCTTTCACGCAATGGATGGTATCTATTGGATGATTCCAACAATTTTTTATTTGATAATAGCTCCTGGAAATGGGTAAAGAAGAGGAATAATCCTGAATTAGATTTGTATTTCATGGGTTATGGGACAAACTATAAAGCTATTTTGTATGATTTTACCAAAATAGCTGGGAAAATTCCCCTGCCTCCACGCTATGCTTTTGGATATTGGTGGTCTCGTTATTGGAACTACTCTGACGATGAGCTACGCACCTTAGTGGAAAAATTTAAGCAATATAATATACCGTTGGACGTGTTGATTATCGATATGGACTGGCACACGGCAGGATGGACAGGATATACATGGAACAAATCGCTTTTCCCTGATCCGGAGAAGTTTTTACAATGGTTAAAAGGGCAGCATCTAAAAACGGCATTAAATTTACACCCAGCGTCGGGTATTGCACCGACAGAAGCAAAGTATACTGAGTTTGCTAAAGCCATGAGCTTTGATACCACAGGGCATAAAAATATTCCTTTTGAGTGTGCCGATAAAAAATATATGTCCAATCTTTTTAATATCGTTCTCAATCCACTACGTAAAGAAGGCGTTGATTTTTGGTGGCTTGATTGGCAGCAATGGCCATATTCAAAAGAAATTGCAGGATTAAGTAATACATGGTGGCTGAATTATTGTTTTTTCACTGAAATGGAACAACAGACAAACTTACGGCCATTGTTGTACCATCGCTGGGGCGGATTAGGTAATCATCGCTATCAAATTGGATTTTCAGGAGATGTGGTTATTTCGTGGAAATCACTTGCCTTCCAACCTTATTTTACTGCCACGGCATCGAATGTCCTGTATGGTTATTGGAGTCATGATTTAGGAGGGCATTGGTTTGGAAATGTGCCTGATTCTTTGAAAAAAATAGATCCTGAAATGTATACCCGATGGATGCAATACGGTGTATTTAGTCCTATTTTCCGTACTCATTCGACCAAAGATCCTCGTTTAAACAGAGTAATCTGGAATTTTACCGGAGACTATTTTAATGCTTTGTACAATGCTATTCATTTACGATATGCTTTGGCACCTTATATATACACTATGTCACGCAAAGCATATGACACTGGGATTTCATTATGCCGTCCCATGTATTATGACTATCCTCAAAATAAAGAAGCTTATGCCCTCAAAGACGAATATATGTTTGGAGATAATATGCTCATTAAACCTGTTGTTACTCCGGCTATTAATGGCTTATCGACTGTAAAAGTTTGGCTTCCGGCAGGGAATGATTGGTATGAATGGAGTACAGGGACACTCTTTAAGGGAGGTCAGATCATTACCCGTAAATTTATGATAGATCAATATCCAGTGTATGTAAAAGCTGGTGCTATTATTCCGATGTATGATGACAAAGTTAAGAATTTGCAGGAAAACAGTAAAGACCTGATCGTGAAAGTATTTCCAGGAAGCAGTTTTAGTACCAGGCTCTATGAAGATGCAGGCAACAACAACGATTATCAGAAAGGAGCTTATACATTTACTAAAATTCAAACAGAGAAAGAGGGTAACAAGGTTTTACGAGTAACGATTTATCCACGAACCGGAGCTTTTTCTGGGATGATACACAATCGCAATATTGAGGTACAACTCTATGGCTCAGTAATTCCAGACTCTGTGGTATTGAATGGGAGACTACTCTCTTACAACACAGATAAGAAAAACGACACATGGAATTATTCCGGTCATGATTTGACGGTTCATATAAGGAGTAATGATGTGAGCTGTAATTCAAAAACTGAGTTTGAGATTTATTATCCTTCGAAACAAGTTGATATTAACGGAATGATTGGGGAGATGCATAGGTTGAAAAAAGCAGTTGCTTTTTTAAAAAATAGCGGTAGTCCCATTCCAGACATGTTGTCGGGTGTTAATCAAACAGATATCCGGATTGAGTATCATCCAACTCATTTTAATCGATTAATTCACGAGTTTGCCATGTATTATCCTCAAGTAGGAGACTTGATTAATCAAACAATTGTCAATCCTTCTATTGCAAAGCAATGTTCTTATTATTTGGTATATTGA
- a CDS encoding glutaminase domain-containing protein: MHWTHHEQALASLIRIDGRTYRLMGAEPKDVPAFPQRSLQVLPTRSIYEFEDAGVHVTLTFMTPALPHDLNAFSLPLSYITWDVRSVDGKSHKVSIYSSTSSELAVNTPAETVKWGKLKMGTLTALRVGTQAQPILGSSGDDHRIDWGYAYAAALSSESKPAIGANQTLLEDFSQKGDIPSIVDARMPRAVDDNTPVLAFVFHLGEVGAKTVERQVIVAYDEIYAIKYFGTPLRPYWRRKGATPSVLLQTASKEYPSLRNRCEKFDHELMADMTKEGGDQYAQICAAAYRECIAACGLAADANGQPLFFTKENTSNGDIATVDVIYPMDPIWIFLNPTLAKATLVSVLDYAASPHWKFPNAPHDLGTYPIITGRDDGGEGMPVEESGNMLLLCDAIAHADGNANFVTPWWSQLTQWADYLKNYGLDPENQLCTDDFMGHLAHNANLSVKAILALAAYGDLCKMRGDNTTAQEFMALAKNDAEHWMKVAADGYHYKLAFDKPNTWSQKYNLVWDQILHLNIFPSSVAQKEIAFYKTVMQPYGLPLDSRTHLTKADWSIWTATMADDKDFRFFISPIYDYLDHTTVRDPIADSYMTDDIHSGGMHARPVVGGFFIKMLTNSAMWHKWASGDKMKNLKWAFT, from the coding sequence GTGCATTGGACCCATCACGAACAAGCGTTAGCGAGTTTGATTCGTATTGATGGTAGAACCTATCGACTGATGGGGGCTGAACCTAAAGACGTGCCAGCATTTCCTCAACGTTCATTGCAGGTGTTACCCACACGCAGTATTTATGAATTTGAAGATGCCGGGGTGCATGTTACCCTAACGTTTATGACGCCGGCCTTGCCGCATGATTTAAATGCATTCTCTCTTCCATTGAGCTATATAACATGGGATGTCCGATCTGTTGACGGTAAATCACATAAAGTATCTATTTATAGCAGTACCAGTTCCGAATTAGCAGTTAATACGCCTGCCGAGACAGTGAAGTGGGGGAAATTAAAAATGGGGACATTAACGGCTTTACGGGTTGGCACACAAGCGCAGCCTATTTTAGGTTCCTCCGGGGATGATCACCGCATTGATTGGGGATATGCTTATGCTGCTGCTTTGAGTTCAGAGTCAAAACCGGCGATTGGAGCAAATCAGACGTTACTTGAAGATTTTTCTCAAAAGGGGGATATTCCTTCTATCGTTGATGCCCGCATGCCAAGAGCGGTTGACGATAATACCCCTGTTCTTGCATTTGTTTTCCATCTTGGAGAAGTTGGGGCAAAAACAGTAGAGCGTCAGGTTATCGTTGCCTACGATGAGATTTATGCAATCAAATATTTTGGGACACCATTACGTCCTTATTGGCGTCGCAAAGGAGCCACTCCTTCTGTCTTGCTACAGACGGCATCAAAAGAATATCCTTCATTACGTAATCGTTGCGAAAAGTTTGATCATGAGTTAATGGCAGACATGACTAAAGAGGGAGGAGACCAATATGCCCAAATTTGTGCAGCAGCCTATCGGGAGTGTATTGCAGCTTGTGGATTAGCCGCTGATGCCAACGGACAACCTTTGTTTTTTACCAAAGAGAATACGAGCAACGGGGATATTGCTACTGTTGATGTGATATATCCTATGGATCCAATTTGGATATTTCTTAATCCTACTTTAGCAAAAGCAACCTTAGTCTCAGTGCTTGATTATGCGGCTTCCCCCCATTGGAAATTTCCTAACGCCCCTCACGATTTAGGGACATATCCAATCATTACTGGGCGGGATGACGGCGGAGAGGGTATGCCAGTTGAAGAGAGCGGGAATATGCTTCTGCTTTGTGATGCCATTGCCCATGCCGATGGTAATGCAAATTTTGTTACTCCCTGGTGGTCACAATTAACACAATGGGCAGATTACTTGAAAAACTACGGTTTGGATCCTGAAAATCAATTATGTACTGATGATTTTATGGGACATTTGGCGCACAATGCGAATCTATCTGTAAAAGCTATTCTTGCGCTTGCTGCTTATGGAGATCTTTGCAAAATGAGAGGCGATAATACTACGGCACAGGAATTTATGGCTTTAGCTAAAAATGATGCTGAGCACTGGATGAAAGTTGCTGCTGATGGGTATCATTACAAATTAGCTTTTGACAAACCCAATACCTGGAGTCAGAAATATAATCTTGTTTGGGATCAAATCCTTCATTTAAATATATTCCCCAGTTCCGTTGCACAAAAAGAAATAGCCTTTTATAAAACGGTCATGCAGCCTTATGGTCTCCCATTGGATTCCAGAACGCATTTAACAAAGGCAGACTGGTCCATATGGACAGCTACAATGGCGGATGATAAAGACTTCCGGTTTTTCATATCTCCAATTTACGATTATTTAGATCATACTACTGTCCGAGATCCGATAGCCGATTCTTATATGACGGATGACATCCATAGCGGGGGGATGCATGCTCGTCCTGTTGTTGGTGGCTTTTTTATTAAGATGTTAACAAATAGTGCTATGTGGCATAAATGGGCATCAGGCGATAAAATGAAAAATCTTAAATGGGCATTTACCTAA